One Arthrobacter sp. FW306-07-I genomic window carries:
- a CDS encoding DUF5671 domain-containing protein, translating into MSSPAAPTSPAPTGGLATLRRLILYVLLFALVVIAASGVSGLLERLFRTATTLVSGDVTGLALSLAFTLIGGPLALLLWWFVWRRLDDEAERRAPGWGLYLTGIYAVSLIIATTSLLDLATSFIGGQVSQWPSPLANAIVWAAIWWWHRWMWKHPRKASRHLEDVRAVVGSVFGLLLGAGGLIAALSVLLDVAIRGFTATTVFEPWWFEVLRSLIWAAGGAVVWWWHWFREGGQRFQTGLVDVTIIGVGIFMAGIAAVGGLGVILFVLLRLAFDRSDPLNDLLEPLAPAIASAAIGALVWRYHRSASVHRSTRTRRASLLVTSAVALAAAASGIGVVVNALLAAAVSPLAGGTTRTLLLGGISSLVVGAPVWWLAWKPLHQPRSADDIPPGRRLYLVAFFGVSAVVALITLLVIGYRLFEFLLGEVTGGSVLDRIRAPLGLLVAAGLVAGYHFALWRHDRALLAAAAPARRRVIERVTLVSGYPPAVVDAEAVARGIADATGAKVTTLLRADDGGAGLPSSSVPSPVVADVMRQIAAALEVTAAQQVLVIAGPGARLEVIPVAAAGGAAVAGGPATGRALRP; encoded by the coding sequence ATGAGCTCCCCCGCGGCCCCAACGTCTCCCGCGCCCACAGGTGGCCTGGCCACCCTCCGCCGGCTGATCCTGTACGTCCTGCTGTTCGCGCTGGTGGTCATCGCCGCGTCAGGTGTAAGCGGGTTGCTTGAGCGCCTCTTCCGTACGGCAACCACCTTGGTTTCCGGCGACGTCACCGGGTTGGCCCTGTCCCTGGCCTTCACCCTGATCGGCGGCCCGCTGGCGCTGCTGCTGTGGTGGTTCGTGTGGCGGCGGCTCGACGATGAAGCCGAGCGGAGGGCCCCCGGGTGGGGCCTCTACCTCACCGGGATCTACGCCGTCTCGCTGATCATCGCCACCACGTCGCTGCTGGATCTGGCCACGTCCTTCATCGGCGGACAGGTCAGCCAGTGGCCGTCCCCCCTGGCGAACGCCATTGTGTGGGCGGCTATCTGGTGGTGGCACCGGTGGATGTGGAAGCACCCCCGCAAAGCGTCGCGCCACCTTGAGGACGTGCGCGCCGTCGTCGGCTCCGTCTTTGGGCTGCTGCTGGGTGCCGGCGGCTTGATCGCCGCGCTCAGTGTGCTGCTGGATGTCGCGATCCGCGGTTTCACGGCAACCACCGTCTTCGAGCCCTGGTGGTTTGAGGTCCTCCGGTCCCTGATCTGGGCCGCGGGCGGGGCGGTGGTGTGGTGGTGGCACTGGTTCCGGGAGGGCGGGCAGCGCTTCCAAACAGGGCTGGTGGACGTCACCATCATCGGCGTGGGCATCTTCATGGCCGGCATCGCTGCCGTGGGCGGGCTGGGCGTCATCCTGTTCGTCCTCCTGCGGCTGGCCTTCGACCGGAGCGATCCCCTGAACGATCTGCTTGAGCCGCTGGCCCCGGCCATCGCCTCTGCCGCCATCGGGGCGCTGGTGTGGCGGTACCACCGCAGTGCGTCCGTGCACCGTTCCACCCGGACCCGCCGGGCCAGCCTCCTGGTGACGTCCGCGGTGGCGCTTGCCGCGGCGGCCTCCGGCATCGGCGTGGTGGTGAATGCACTGCTGGCTGCAGCCGTATCTCCTTTGGCGGGCGGGACAACCCGTACCCTGCTTCTGGGCGGCATCAGTTCCCTGGTGGTGGGAGCACCGGTGTGGTGGCTCGCGTGGAAGCCCCTGCACCAACCACGCAGTGCGGACGACATTCCGCCCGGCCGGCGCCTGTACCTGGTTGCATTTTTCGGCGTCAGTGCGGTGGTGGCGCTCATTACGCTGCTGGTGATCGGATACCGGCTCTTCGAATTCCTGCTGGGCGAAGTCACCGGCGGCAGCGTCCTTGACCGGATCCGGGCGCCCCTGGGACTCCTGGTGGCTGCCGGGCTCGTGGCGGGCTACCACTTTGCGCTGTGGCGGCACGACCGTGCACTACTCGCCGCGGCGGCCCCTGCCCGGCGGCGGGTAATCGAGCGGGTCACCCTGGTCAGCGGTTATCCACCGGCTGTCGTTGATGCCGAGGCTGTGGCGCGGGGAATCGCTGACGCCACCGGGGCGAAGGTGACCACTTTGCTGAGGGCGGACGACGGCGGCGCGGGACTTCCGTCGTCGTCCGTTCCTTCGCCCGTGGTTGCGGACGTCATGCGGCAGATCGCGGCGGCGCTGGAGGTCACTGCCGCGCAGCAGGTGCTGGTGATCGCCGGGCCGGGAGCCCGGCTGGAGGTCATCCCGGTGGCTGCTGCCGGGGGCGCTGCCGTCGCTGGCGGTCCTGCGACCGGCCGGGCCCTACGGCCCTAG
- a CDS encoding LysM peptidoglycan-binding domain-containing protein — translation MRPPLVRSIAGFAVLLSLGLAGCAYSGAPPQAEHAAAAVPTSPPSPVAARPPVSGETVRDSFGNVDFYTTVAGDTLPAVAAAYKLSEAKVAGFKGLQPGTPLAPGTKLRLIPADPMPGAKGAVTVDANGIPTGYTIEPDDSLAGITYRLNLTEKQLAEANKVPFTYEKGNAYFIQAGAVIQLQKKPVDSRSGSGPSINNSFGQTVFYTTVDGDSFDSFGYKFRSTTAQILLYNPALSADQPIPGGTKVRLIPGELKIEGAQGTFTADDQGIPLTYTTAPGDTERQVSFRFGVTDLRSANRPSTGTAGAWYDFTDLPTGELVPGQTISVALDKPINKPGS, via the coding sequence ATGCGTCCACCCCTGGTTCGATCGATAGCCGGGTTCGCCGTCCTGCTGTCCCTGGGACTGGCGGGATGCGCTTACTCGGGCGCCCCACCCCAGGCGGAACACGCCGCCGCAGCCGTGCCAACGTCACCCCCTTCGCCCGTCGCCGCGAGGCCTCCCGTGAGTGGAGAAACCGTGCGGGACTCGTTTGGCAACGTGGACTTCTACACCACAGTTGCCGGCGACACGCTTCCGGCAGTGGCGGCGGCATACAAGCTATCCGAGGCGAAGGTCGCCGGGTTCAAGGGACTCCAGCCCGGAACTCCCCTCGCTCCGGGCACGAAGCTCCGGCTGATTCCGGCCGACCCCATGCCAGGCGCGAAGGGCGCAGTGACGGTTGACGCAAACGGCATTCCAACGGGTTACACAATAGAACCCGACGACAGCCTGGCCGGCATCACCTACCGGCTCAACCTGACCGAGAAGCAGTTGGCTGAAGCGAACAAAGTCCCGTTCACCTACGAAAAGGGGAACGCCTACTTCATCCAGGCCGGCGCGGTCATCCAGCTTCAGAAGAAGCCGGTGGACAGCAGGTCCGGCTCAGGCCCCTCGATCAACAACTCATTCGGCCAGACCGTCTTCTACACGACCGTGGACGGCGACTCGTTCGACAGTTTTGGCTACAAGTTCCGGTCCACCACGGCACAGATCCTGCTGTACAACCCTGCACTGTCGGCGGATCAACCCATCCCTGGAGGCACTAAGGTTCGACTGATACCCGGTGAACTGAAGATCGAGGGCGCGCAGGGAACGTTCACCGCCGACGACCAAGGGATTCCGCTGACGTACACCACGGCTCCCGGGGACACCGAGCGGCAAGTTTCGTTCCGCTTCGGCGTCACTGACCTGCGCTCGGCCAACCGTCCCAGCACGGGCACGGCCGGGGCTTGGTATGACTTCACCGACCTACCCACCGGCGAACTGGTGCCGGGCCAGACCATCAGCGTGGCGCTGGACAAGCCCATCAATAAACCTGGGAGCTGA
- a CDS encoding ATP-binding protein, whose amino-acid sequence MTVAQIQVDQRVIGIDSRRFASVEKALVELITNSDDSYSRLERAGGTLTGPIVVGYQRHHSGAVLMVTDQAEGMSFEQAGRILSYGGAHSPLARGEGAGRGYFGRGLKQAIFGLGHGWIETIQSGRFTRIDIFRGENGGYLYDDDGADRRAFPEDYIRLGIPDGGNGTRVTIVVDNPHATITQQATLLQLLADNIYLRDVLHRRRVELVHGHPGDGDLGSDRIRFREPPAITLVGPEEPGSFSVDGTEYAFTVTLKRAQGVELTLKGDERTAGLVVESGRAVLDCQMFEYENQVGTEYLFGTVRCPALTEMLGKGRAIISDEREGLNPKDPFVAAFSRAVSRMIAAPVQAEKEKLTHLERATTSGRTAEMIEHLLQHMSEAAILDLGLETAPGVRNGDGGQAPESPLPAALRFTTPFYYRPPVHPFHVALLLDPSQLPVGETLAFELDLPPSIRLDPLPAPVPVSTLAETLRLEWTATGDKAGDRGEITARAGDYWALCEVVIAEHASHRSANQPPHQAVAAPGQLPGPHRQVHHPSRDHGVDLFTGYDFRSLHNSTDRAMYSEVERKVIINTAAPTVQLYVDGRGRFRDSARLLLAELFLDVISDELARRRVEQHGHAGDLEAFRNAKRAIIGRYGSDIHRTFLG is encoded by the coding sequence ATGACGGTTGCCCAGATCCAAGTGGACCAGCGCGTGATCGGGATTGATTCCCGGCGCTTCGCCTCGGTTGAGAAGGCTCTGGTGGAGCTCATCACCAACAGCGATGACAGTTACTCGCGGCTGGAAAGAGCCGGCGGCACCTTGACGGGTCCCATCGTCGTCGGTTATCAGCGGCACCACTCTGGGGCGGTGCTGATGGTCACCGACCAGGCGGAGGGCATGTCCTTCGAGCAGGCGGGCAGGATCCTCAGCTACGGCGGCGCCCACAGTCCGCTGGCCCGCGGGGAGGGAGCAGGCCGGGGCTACTTTGGGCGCGGGCTCAAACAGGCCATCTTCGGGCTGGGGCACGGCTGGATCGAGACCATTCAAAGTGGCCGGTTCACCCGGATCGACATCTTCCGGGGTGAGAACGGCGGCTACCTTTATGACGACGACGGCGCGGACCGCCGGGCGTTCCCCGAGGACTACATCCGGCTCGGGATTCCCGACGGCGGCAACGGCACCAGGGTCACCATCGTGGTAGACAACCCGCACGCCACCATCACCCAGCAGGCAACACTGCTGCAACTCCTTGCGGACAACATCTACCTGCGGGACGTACTGCACAGGCGAAGGGTGGAACTGGTCCACGGACACCCCGGTGACGGGGATCTCGGCAGTGACCGCATCCGTTTCCGGGAACCTCCTGCCATCACGCTGGTGGGCCCTGAAGAACCGGGCAGCTTCAGCGTCGACGGTACGGAGTACGCGTTCACCGTCACGCTTAAACGTGCCCAGGGCGTTGAACTGACACTGAAGGGTGACGAACGAACCGCCGGCCTGGTGGTGGAGTCCGGCAGGGCTGTGCTCGACTGCCAGATGTTCGAATACGAGAACCAGGTGGGCACCGAGTATCTTTTCGGGACGGTGCGTTGCCCCGCGCTGACCGAAATGCTCGGCAAAGGTAGGGCCATCATCAGCGACGAGCGTGAAGGCCTGAACCCCAAGGACCCGTTCGTTGCGGCGTTCTCGCGGGCCGTGAGCCGGATGATCGCCGCCCCTGTCCAGGCCGAGAAAGAAAAACTCACCCACCTGGAACGGGCCACCACATCCGGGCGAACCGCCGAGATGATCGAGCACCTGCTTCAGCACATGAGCGAGGCCGCCATCCTGGACCTGGGCCTGGAGACGGCACCTGGTGTCCGGAACGGGGACGGCGGGCAGGCGCCGGAGTCACCGTTGCCTGCGGCACTGCGGTTCACAACGCCCTTCTACTACCGGCCGCCGGTGCATCCGTTCCACGTTGCCCTGCTGCTGGATCCATCCCAGCTGCCCGTTGGCGAAACCCTGGCGTTCGAACTGGACCTTCCGCCCTCGATCCGCCTTGACCCGCTGCCAGCACCGGTCCCGGTCAGCACCCTGGCGGAAACCCTTCGGCTCGAATGGACGGCAACTGGGGACAAGGCTGGAGACCGCGGGGAAATCACTGCCCGAGCCGGGGACTACTGGGCGCTGTGCGAAGTGGTCATCGCCGAGCACGCCTCACACCGCAGCGCAAACCAACCGCCGCACCAGGCCGTCGCCGCCCCCGGACAGCTGCCGGGCCCTCACCGCCAGGTCCACCACCCGAGCAGGGACCACGGCGTCGACCTCTTCACCGGCTACGACTTCCGCAGCCTGCACAACAGCACGGACCGTGCCATGTACAGCGAAGTGGAGCGAAAAGTCATCATCAACACCGCAGCCCCCACCGTCCAGCTCTATGTCGACGGACGGGGCCGATTCCGCGACTCCGCCCGGCTGCTCCTCGCAGAACTCTTTCTTGACGTGATTTCGGACGAGCTGGCAAGGCGCCGCGTTGAGCAGCATGGCCATGCCGGGGACCTCGAAGCCTTCAGGAACGCCAAACGCGCAATCATTGGCCGCTACGGCAGCGATATACACCGCACCTTCCTGGGTTGA
- a CDS encoding MFS transporter — translation MLDIQATDNAVPSPRATTSSPRNRDKFTPEVRKGLLGLGLGNALEWYDWMVFGLLSAFIGPNFFPSTEPLSATLNALAVFAVGFAFRPLGGILLGTLADRIGRRRVMLLSIMLMAGTTLLIAVTPSYATIGAWSGIILVACRILQGISTGIEAPLSTSHAVELAPEGREGYVAGIMSFYVNIGILLASLVSFVCSLVIGGAAMGEWGWRVPFIIGALFGFVVLYLRRSLPETLKEEERATNTAKTVWSGVGKHWLSVLAIIFVVGAAQAYNYAWNVGLPSAARSGFKEDPTAVFALTTVLGVVLVIGSWIIGKLADGRSMSRWFLVTRVLAIPSVFLMLLYVQPGIGGFAAVLLGGSIVLVLNMTLYNVVSSSLMPKNIRGTGVALGYGIGVALFGGTASYLLVWLQSLNLTWVFPVYVAVLSILSIVFYLAARRSNGIFVGK, via the coding sequence ATGCTCGACATCCAAGCGACGGACAATGCCGTACCGTCACCACGTGCCACCACCTCATCCCCCCGCAACCGCGATAAATTCACCCCAGAAGTCCGCAAGGGCCTCCTCGGCCTTGGCCTGGGCAACGCCCTGGAATGGTACGACTGGATGGTCTTCGGCCTCCTGTCCGCCTTCATCGGCCCCAACTTCTTCCCCAGCACCGAGCCCCTCTCCGCCACCCTGAACGCGCTGGCCGTGTTCGCCGTCGGATTCGCCTTCCGTCCCCTCGGCGGCATCCTGCTGGGCACTCTGGCCGACCGCATCGGCCGCCGCCGCGTGATGCTGCTGTCAATCATGCTGATGGCAGGCACCACCCTGCTCATCGCCGTCACCCCCAGCTACGCCACCATCGGCGCCTGGTCCGGCATCATCCTGGTGGCCTGCCGTATCCTGCAGGGCATCTCCACCGGCATCGAAGCCCCGCTCTCCACCTCCCACGCCGTTGAACTGGCGCCGGAAGGCCGCGAAGGCTACGTGGCCGGCATCATGTCCTTCTACGTCAACATCGGCATCCTGCTCGCCTCCCTTGTCAGCTTCGTCTGCAGCCTGGTGATCGGCGGCGCGGCCATGGGGGAGTGGGGCTGGCGCGTTCCGTTCATCATCGGCGCCCTGTTCGGCTTCGTGGTGCTCTACCTGCGCCGCTCACTGCCCGAAACCCTCAAGGAAGAAGAGCGCGCCACCAACACCGCCAAGACCGTATGGTCCGGCGTGGGCAAGCATTGGCTCTCCGTCCTGGCGATCATCTTCGTGGTGGGGGCCGCCCAGGCCTACAACTACGCCTGGAACGTGGGCCTGCCCAGCGCCGCCCGCAGCGGCTTCAAGGAAGACCCCACCGCAGTCTTCGCCCTCACCACCGTCCTGGGCGTCGTCCTGGTGATCGGCAGCTGGATCATCGGCAAGCTGGCCGACGGCCGGTCCATGTCCCGCTGGTTCCTGGTGACCCGCGTCCTGGCCATCCCCTCCGTGTTCCTCATGCTCCTGTACGTCCAGCCCGGCATCGGCGGTTTCGCAGCAGTCCTGCTGGGTGGCTCGATCGTCCTGGTCCTGAACATGACCCTCTACAACGTGGTCAGCTCCTCCCTGATGCCCAAGAACATCCGCGGAACCGGTGTGGCCCTTGGCTACGGCATCGGCGTGGCCCTCTTCGGCGGCACCGCCTCCTACCTCCTGGTCTGGCTGCAGTCCCTGAACCTCACGTGGGTCTTCCCGGTCTACGTCGCAGTCCTCTCCATCCTCAGCATCGTTTTCTACCTCGCCGCACGCCGCTCCAACGGCATCTTCGTCGGAAAGTAA
- a CDS encoding helix-turn-helix domain-containing protein: MTTESSTTAPPATSELLATVGNKVRAMRKEKGMTLAKLSDVTGLSQAIVSQIERGMANPSFTTLAQLAHGLDIPVGRFFIGQDQTKSPVVRRSARRNLKNVTRESVGEAVHELLTPDRDGTIEAQWIMTPPGHDTSATPFTHSGEEFCYIISGRKDVYLDGVCYSLEEGDSITYPAETPHWYKNSYEEVCVAIWVNAPHKW, encoded by the coding sequence ATGACCACCGAGAGTAGCACCACCGCACCGCCGGCCACCAGCGAACTGCTGGCCACGGTTGGCAACAAAGTGCGGGCCATGCGCAAGGAAAAGGGCATGACCCTGGCCAAGCTCTCGGACGTCACAGGGCTCAGCCAGGCGATCGTCAGCCAGATCGAACGCGGAATGGCCAACCCGTCCTTCACGACCCTCGCCCAACTGGCCCATGGACTGGACATCCCCGTGGGAAGGTTCTTCATTGGCCAGGACCAAACCAAGTCACCCGTCGTCCGCAGATCCGCACGGCGGAACCTGAAAAACGTCACCCGCGAATCCGTGGGGGAGGCAGTTCACGAACTGCTCACCCCGGACCGTGACGGCACCATCGAAGCGCAATGGATCATGACGCCCCCAGGGCATGACACCAGCGCAACACCCTTTACCCACAGCGGGGAAGAGTTCTGCTACATCATCTCGGGCCGGAAGGACGTCTACTTGGACGGCGTCTGCTACAGCCTGGAAGAGGGCGACTCGATCACCTACCCGGCAGAAACCCCGCACTGGTACAAGAACAGCTACGAAGAGGTATGCGTAGCCATCTGGGTAAACGCACCACACAAGTGGTAG
- a CDS encoding ArsR/SmtB family transcription factor → MLPDVFAAVSNPGRRVILDELRQGPRTAGELTGLLDLSRPAASEHLAVLREAGLVREERQGRNRVYHLQPAGLAEIGGWVQHFEHYWNGRLDALADLLDEEEPS, encoded by the coding sequence GTGCTTCCCGATGTCTTCGCCGCAGTGTCCAACCCGGGACGGCGCGTCATCCTGGACGAGCTGAGGCAGGGTCCCCGGACAGCCGGCGAGCTTACCGGCCTGCTGGACCTCAGCCGCCCGGCCGCGTCCGAACACCTTGCCGTGCTCCGCGAGGCGGGGCTGGTCCGGGAGGAGCGGCAGGGCAGGAACAGGGTGTACCACCTGCAGCCCGCCGGGCTCGCCGAGATCGGCGGCTGGGTGCAGCACTTCGAGCATTACTGGAACGGGCGGCTGGATGCCCTGGCCGACCTTTTGGACGAGGAGGAACCGTCATGA
- a CDS encoding SOS response-associated peptidase: protein MSKATGDLLSHFDAKEVEGSLPPPSWNVAPTEPVPIVAERLDEGSIERHLLVAHWGLVPSWAKDIKIGNKLINARSESILEKPSFRKAAVKRRAILPADGYYEWQKTEDGKKIPNYLYSEKEPILGFAGLYEWWADPSVPEDDPGRWLLSCTVLTTTAQDALGHVHDRSPVIIPRDRFAEWLDPDLTDKNDIRHFLDTLPEPVLTPRIVSIRVNSVRNDGPELIEPAD from the coding sequence ATGTCCAAGGCCACCGGCGACCTCCTGAGCCACTTTGACGCCAAAGAGGTTGAAGGCAGCCTGCCCCCACCAAGCTGGAACGTGGCCCCCACTGAGCCGGTGCCGATCGTGGCCGAGCGGTTGGATGAGGGCAGCATTGAGCGGCACCTGCTGGTGGCGCACTGGGGCCTGGTTCCGTCCTGGGCCAAGGACATCAAGATCGGAAACAAGCTGATCAATGCCCGCAGCGAGAGCATCCTGGAGAAGCCGTCATTCCGCAAGGCAGCGGTGAAACGACGCGCGATTCTTCCTGCCGACGGCTACTACGAGTGGCAGAAGACGGAAGACGGCAAAAAGATCCCCAACTACCTGTACTCCGAGAAGGAACCGATACTCGGCTTTGCCGGCCTGTACGAGTGGTGGGCCGACCCTTCAGTGCCGGAGGATGACCCGGGGCGGTGGCTCCTGAGCTGCACGGTCCTGACCACCACAGCCCAGGACGCCTTGGGCCACGTCCACGACAGGTCCCCGGTGATCATTCCCCGCGACCGCTTCGCCGAGTGGCTGGACCCGGACCTGACCGATAAGAACGATATCCGGCACTTTCTGGACACTCTTCCCGAGCCCGTCCTGACCCCACGGATAGTGTCCATAAGGGTGAACAGCGTGCGGAACGACGGACCGGAACTGATCGAGCCGGCTGATTGA
- a CDS encoding SRPBCC family protein — translation MTESAIRLERRYPHQAAVVWAALTTPELLARWWAPGNIAPVVGHRFTMDMDAWGQQQCEVLTVDPGRSISFLFSEGQLDTTITWRLEPVDGGTILHFEHAGFQLDTPMGRHAIEGMGNGWPGLLTRIDGVLAGVS, via the coding sequence ATGACCGAGAGCGCCATCCGGCTGGAACGCCGCTACCCGCACCAGGCTGCCGTAGTTTGGGCCGCGCTGACCACCCCTGAACTGCTGGCCCGCTGGTGGGCTCCGGGCAACATCGCGCCAGTGGTGGGCCACCGCTTCACCATGGACATGGACGCGTGGGGCCAGCAGCAGTGCGAAGTCCTTACCGTGGACCCCGGCAGATCCATCAGCTTCCTCTTCTCTGAGGGCCAGCTGGACACCACCATCACCTGGCGCCTGGAACCCGTCGACGGTGGCACCATCCTCCACTTCGAGCACGCCGGCTTCCAGCTCGACACCCCCATGGGCCGCCACGCCATCGAAGGCATGGGCAACGGCTGGCCCGGGCTGCTGACCCGGATCGACGGGGTTCTTGCGGGGGTGTCCTGA